Proteins from a genomic interval of Halomonas alkaliantarctica:
- the narL gene encoding two-component system response regulator NarL, with the protein MTLTTANDTPASLMIIDDHPLLRRGVAQLLELEDDLELVGETGDPEEGIALALKLEPDLVLLDLNMPGVNGLEALRRLREANYSGRVVMFTVSDQEDDVVAALRNGADGYLLKDMEPEDMVRQLRQAALGRMVISESLTALLAEALRNQRNAPTTPDIHSLTQREREILQQLAGGLSNKLIARKLDITEGTVKVHVKHLLKKLNLRSRVEAAVWAVQEGIGH; encoded by the coding sequence ATGACGCTGACCACCGCCAACGATACCCCCGCCAGCCTGATGATTATTGATGACCACCCGCTACTACGGCGTGGTGTCGCTCAGTTGCTTGAGCTAGAGGACGATCTTGAACTGGTTGGCGAGACGGGCGACCCTGAAGAAGGCATTGCACTGGCCCTCAAACTTGAGCCTGACTTGGTTTTACTTGATTTAAACATGCCGGGCGTCAATGGCTTAGAAGCCTTGCGCCGCCTACGGGAAGCCAACTATAGCGGCCGTGTGGTGATGTTCACTGTTTCCGACCAAGAGGATGATGTTGTCGCCGCGCTGCGCAACGGTGCTGACGGATACCTGTTAAAGGATATGGAGCCTGAAGACATGGTTCGCCAACTGCGCCAAGCTGCTTTGGGACGCATGGTCATCAGCGAAAGCCTGACCGCCCTACTCGCTGAAGCCCTGCGTAATCAGCGCAATGCCCCGACCACCCCGGATATTCATAGCCTGACGCAGCGTGAACGCGAAATTCTGCAACAGCTTGCTGGCGGACTCTCCAACAAGCTCATCGCGCGCAAGCTGGATATTACCGAAGGCACAGTCAAGGTTCACGTCAAGCATCTGCTCAAAAAGCTCAACTTGCGCTCGCGTGTCGAAGCCGCCGTCTGGGCAGTCCAGGAAGGTATCGGTCACTAA
- a CDS encoding type IV pili methyl-accepting chemotaxis transducer N-terminal domain-containing protein, which yields MKLLQRSLVARIIASLLAISGMALISITLTMAMSNSSRGDAAAINVAGSLRMNAYQIMGALQRLEYAPEETSAEQLEGLISRFDQRLYGTTLQQTIPIDDRHERRRQLEKLQIYWQHTLRPALEAPSTATALDLDTLEMMIVAMVSDIEILVTYLEQSTEAKVRLLGMMQVLFLVLIAIVVSIALYDVRYNLVVPLRQLMVLAREAAQRNFKPRSQLRGSDELALLGHTFDKMSAELATSYAALEDKVSRKKQELERSNQALRVMHDASRSLYGGGNDLCSSAAPMLRELEKLLDIGPIRLSLNDPFDQREMPVLETHSRTRPEYCRDQECHACLIDPRPLEMVSNNQSQCLLLPISVGDTLLGTLEVWYPQERLNDSTHRLLTMLADQLATAVYLQRRIEEQQHVTLINERTIIARELHDSLAQSLSYLKMQVARLERMQQKEATREMQSAVFDELRTGLNSAYRQLRELLTTFRLKLEGPGLQFALRQTVDEFSQRMEVTVELDYDVPPHLLNPNEEIHVLQIIREALANTHKHAQAHWAGVTVRFADARLLVRVDDDGIGLEDDSSPPMHYGLVIIRDRTTTLNGELSITNRPTGGTSIEIVFTPLTARLIQQQPVTADSDSHLGTGTS from the coding sequence ATGAAATTACTTCAGCGCTCCCTGGTTGCTCGCATCATTGCTTCCTTACTTGCCATTAGCGGGATGGCACTCATCAGCATCACTCTGACCATGGCAATGTCTAACAGCAGCCGTGGCGATGCTGCCGCGATTAATGTCGCTGGTTCACTACGCATGAATGCCTATCAGATCATGGGGGCATTGCAACGCCTGGAGTATGCTCCAGAGGAGACAAGCGCAGAACAGTTAGAAGGTCTGATTTCACGCTTCGATCAGCGTTTGTATGGCACAACGCTTCAACAAACGATCCCCATTGATGATCGTCACGAGCGCCGCCGTCAACTGGAAAAACTTCAGATCTACTGGCAGCACACGCTTCGTCCGGCACTAGAGGCACCGTCCACTGCCACTGCGCTTGACCTCGATACGCTAGAAATGATGATCGTAGCGATGGTCAGTGACATCGAAATTCTAGTGACCTATCTGGAGCAGAGCACCGAGGCCAAGGTGCGACTGCTAGGCATGATGCAAGTGCTTTTCCTGGTACTGATCGCTATTGTTGTCTCGATCGCCCTCTACGATGTTCGCTACAATCTGGTAGTGCCTTTACGCCAGCTTATGGTACTTGCCCGCGAGGCGGCTCAGCGCAACTTCAAGCCGCGTTCACAGCTTCGCGGTAGCGACGAATTGGCATTGTTGGGACACACCTTTGACAAGATGTCTGCGGAGTTGGCAACAAGCTACGCCGCATTGGAAGACAAGGTGTCGCGCAAGAAGCAGGAGCTTGAGCGCAGTAATCAGGCGCTGCGGGTAATGCACGATGCCAGCCGCTCGCTTTATGGAGGCGGTAATGATCTCTGCTCTAGCGCAGCCCCTATGTTACGTGAACTGGAAAAGCTGCTGGATATTGGGCCAATACGACTTTCTCTAAACGATCCTTTCGACCAACGGGAAATGCCGGTTTTAGAAACCCACTCGCGTACCCGACCAGAATATTGTCGTGACCAGGAGTGCCACGCCTGCCTGATCGATCCTCGCCCCTTGGAGATGGTGTCCAATAACCAGTCACAGTGCTTACTACTACCGATTAGCGTAGGCGATACGCTGCTAGGCACCCTGGAAGTGTGGTATCCCCAGGAGCGCCTCAACGATAGCACCCATCGGCTGCTCACCATGTTAGCCGACCAGCTCGCCACGGCGGTGTACCTGCAGCGACGTATCGAGGAGCAGCAGCACGTCACGCTGATCAACGAGCGAACCATCATTGCGCGGGAACTTCACGACTCTCTAGCCCAATCGCTTTCTTATCTAAAGATGCAGGTCGCTCGACTCGAACGCATGCAGCAAAAAGAAGCCACCCGAGAGATGCAGTCTGCGGTATTCGACGAGCTGCGTACCGGCCTAAACAGCGCCTATCGTCAGTTACGTGAGCTACTCACTACCTTCCGGCTCAAACTAGAGGGGCCGGGGCTGCAATTTGCCTTACGCCAGACCGTCGATGAGTTTAGCCAGCGCATGGAGGTAACGGTCGAGCTTGACTACGATGTGCCGCCTCACCTACTTAACCCCAATGAAGAAATTCACGTGCTGCAGATCATTCGAGAGGCGCTGGCCAATACCCACAAGCACGCCCAAGCCCATTGGGCTGGGGTCACTGTGCGCTTCGCCGATGCTCGCCTGCTAGTGCGTGTGGACGACGACGGCATAGGCCTGGAAGACGATAGCTCGCCGCCGATGCACTACGGTTTGGTGATCATACGTGACCGAACCACTACCCTGAACGGGGAGCTGAGTATCACCAATCGCCCCACAGGGGGGACCAGCATTGAGATAGTCTTCACCCCGTTGACCGCTCGCTTAATTCAGCAGCAGCCTGTTACGGCTGACTCCGACTCTCACTTAGGTACAGGGACTTCTTAA
- a CDS encoding ribonucleotide reductase subunit alpha has translation MTIATFADLLQEARKQPKPQRLLFVFVRAELPDFPDADQRRRFEQGEGGVLVPVVCVDKSTEELTSMAALVEESRRTEIEWDLVFTAAMDDPKDDAEVERQLQRMMESLQMGNITAYLAFDHHGNAVNVG, from the coding sequence ATGACCATAGCGACGTTTGCCGATTTACTGCAGGAAGCACGTAAACAACCTAAGCCTCAGCGCCTGCTGTTTGTGTTCGTTCGCGCAGAGCTGCCCGATTTCCCTGATGCTGACCAGCGTCGTCGCTTCGAACAGGGTGAAGGGGGTGTGTTGGTGCCGGTAGTATGCGTAGATAAGTCGACGGAGGAATTGACCAGCATGGCGGCGTTGGTCGAGGAGTCACGACGTACCGAGATCGAATGGGATCTAGTTTTCACTGCTGCCATGGACGACCCAAAAGATGACGCCGAGGTTGAACGGCAGCTCCAGCGTATGATGGAGTCACTGCAAATGGGTAATATCACCGCCTATCTTGCCTTCGATCATCACGGCAATGCGGTTAACGTCGGCTAG
- a CDS encoding SirB2 family protein, giving the protein MEHYFLIKHLHMTAAALSITLFVVRAWWSVQESPRLNARWVKVLPHLIDTALLGLGVTLMVLLSVWPWQLPWLGAKLLALLGYIGIGTIAIKRGATPRARAVAALVAVAIFAYMVGAAIHHSPLSWLA; this is encoded by the coding sequence ATGGAGCACTATTTCCTCATCAAGCACCTGCACATGACGGCCGCTGCGCTGAGCATCACGCTCTTCGTAGTGCGCGCCTGGTGGTCGGTGCAGGAAAGCCCGCGACTCAACGCCCGTTGGGTCAAGGTATTGCCTCATCTTATTGATACGGCTCTGTTGGGGCTGGGGGTGACTTTGATGGTATTGCTTTCCGTATGGCCCTGGCAGCTTCCTTGGCTTGGCGCCAAGTTACTGGCGCTGCTGGGCTATATCGGTATTGGCACCATCGCGATTAAGCGCGGTGCAACGCCAAGGGCACGTGCTGTTGCTGCGTTAGTGGCGGTTGCCATATTTGCCTACATGGTGGGGGCTGCCATACATCACAGCCCGCTTTCCTGGCTAGCCTGA
- a CDS encoding nitrous oxide reductase accessory protein NosL translates to MPALLPILALIILLMTGCNNATDSTERMAPQPIGGDDICHVCGMFITEFEGPKGQAFMQSHRDARKFCSTLEMFVFLQQPENQTQLRHAYVHDVAVTPWEAPKDDAFIPAADAWYVVGHDRRGSMGHTLAPFSSHERAEQFAEVHSGEIITYDDIDLELLARLGRHEGSGHAAHSMAQ, encoded by the coding sequence ATGCCCGCCCTGCTGCCCATTCTGGCCCTTATTATTTTGCTCATGACCGGTTGCAACAATGCCACTGACAGCACCGAAAGGATGGCGCCTCAGCCTATTGGCGGCGATGACATCTGCCATGTATGCGGTATGTTTATCACCGAATTCGAAGGCCCCAAAGGTCAGGCATTTATGCAAAGCCACCGTGACGCGCGTAAGTTCTGCTCCACGCTGGAGATGTTCGTTTTCCTCCAGCAGCCCGAAAATCAGACCCAGCTGCGCCACGCCTATGTACATGATGTCGCCGTGACACCCTGGGAAGCACCTAAAGACGATGCCTTTATCCCTGCAGCAGACGCTTGGTATGTGGTCGGCCATGATCGGCGCGGTAGCATGGGCCACACCCTTGCGCCGTTCTCCAGCCATGAGCGTGCCGAGCAGTTCGCAGAAGTTCATAGTGGCGAGATAATCACCTATGACGATATCGACCTGGAATTGCTCGCCCGGCTCGGGCGCCACGAAGGGAGCGGCCATGCCGCCCACTCAATGGCGCAATAA
- a CDS encoding ABC transporter permease, whose protein sequence is MKAMFIVAAKEFQDGLRNRWVLAITVILAVLAMGIAYFGAAASGGLGFTSLATTLVSLSTLAVFLIPLIALMLAYDAVVGEHEAGTLLLLLTYPISRSALLFGKFFGHGMILAVATLLGFGIAGIVIALGAEGVPIIQLTVGLARLIASSVLLGWVFLAFAYLISVTVTEKARAAGLALGVWFLFVLVFDLVLLALLVGVKQGGDWLPYLMLLNPTDSFRLINLSGFDSTQLESGIAAIAQQGAFHSAWPPLAMLVWVVVPLLLAVRRFHRHTA, encoded by the coding sequence ATGAAGGCCATGTTCATCGTCGCCGCCAAAGAGTTCCAGGATGGCCTGCGCAATCGCTGGGTACTGGCGATCACCGTGATCCTTGCCGTTCTGGCAATGGGTATTGCCTACTTTGGTGCCGCTGCGAGCGGCGGTCTTGGTTTTACTTCACTGGCCACCACCCTGGTCAGTTTATCAACGCTGGCCGTTTTTCTGATCCCCTTAATCGCGCTGATGCTCGCCTACGACGCCGTTGTCGGTGAGCATGAGGCTGGCACGCTACTACTGCTACTCACCTACCCTATAAGTCGTTCGGCGTTGCTGTTTGGTAAGTTCTTCGGCCATGGGATGATTCTGGCTGTCGCCACGCTACTCGGTTTTGGTATCGCGGGTATCGTTATTGCGTTGGGCGCTGAAGGCGTACCGATTATCCAACTAACCGTCGGCTTAGCACGATTGATCGCCAGCAGTGTGCTCTTGGGCTGGGTGTTTTTGGCCTTTGCCTACCTGATCAGCGTAACGGTCACCGAAAAGGCACGAGCCGCCGGGCTGGCACTGGGCGTGTGGTTTCTGTTCGTGCTGGTCTTCGATCTAGTACTGCTGGCCCTACTGGTTGGCGTCAAGCAGGGGGGCGACTGGCTCCCCTACCTGATGCTGCTCAATCCCACCGACAGTTTTCGTTTGATCAACCTGTCGGGGTTCGACAGCACACAGCTAGAAAGCGGTATCGCGGCTATCGCTCAGCAAGGCGCGTTCCATTCTGCCTGGCCGCCCTTGGCAATGCTGGTTTGGGTCGTGGTGCCCCTGCTATTGGCCGTCCGTCGCTTCCACCGTCATACCGCTTAA
- a CDS encoding ABC transporter ATP-binding protein: protein MNPVIELQRVTKRHGALVRLAEIDLTIKEGEMLALLGHNGAGKTTIMKLILGLIAPSSGHVDVLGGAPDGPHAERLRRQLGYLPENVTFYEQLTGREVLTYFSRLKRADRLQVTVLLERVGLVEAADRRVKTYSKGMRQRLGLAQALLGSPRLLLLDEPTTGLDPAATRDFYQAVKALRDNGCTVLLSSHVLPGIEPYIDRALILGKGQRLALGSLEQLRKEAQLPLTFRIHGTLLAMQSQLWKAMSIEPIPINERCVEVNVPAENKMQVLRQLTTMPNIDDIELSPPTLEHLYTHFSTRPASLTPGASA from the coding sequence ATGAACCCAGTAATAGAACTACAGCGTGTTACCAAGCGTCACGGGGCGCTGGTGCGCCTAGCTGAAATTGATCTCACCATCAAAGAAGGCGAGATGCTCGCCTTGCTGGGACATAATGGCGCGGGCAAGACGACCATCATGAAACTCATATTGGGCTTAATTGCGCCCAGCTCGGGCCATGTTGACGTCCTCGGTGGCGCTCCAGATGGGCCACATGCCGAACGCCTGCGGCGTCAGTTAGGATATCTTCCTGAAAACGTCACCTTCTACGAACAGCTCACCGGGCGTGAAGTGCTCACCTATTTCTCTCGTTTGAAGCGCGCTGACCGCCTTCAGGTAACGGTTCTGCTTGAGCGTGTGGGCCTGGTCGAAGCCGCCGACCGTCGCGTTAAAACCTACTCCAAGGGCATGCGTCAGCGCCTTGGCCTGGCCCAGGCTTTACTAGGGTCTCCCCGGCTATTGTTACTGGATGAACCCACCACCGGCCTTGACCCCGCGGCCACCCGCGATTTTTATCAAGCGGTAAAAGCCCTACGTGACAACGGTTGTACCGTGCTGCTCTCTTCCCATGTACTGCCCGGCATCGAACCCTATATCGACCGCGCTTTGATTCTAGGCAAAGGGCAACGCCTGGCCCTGGGCAGCCTTGAACAACTGCGTAAAGAAGCGCAGCTACCGCTTACGTTTCGTATCCACGGCACATTGCTGGCCATGCAGTCGCAGCTCTGGAAAGCCATGTCCATTGAGCCTATCCCAATCAATGAGCGCTGTGTGGAGGTCAACGTGCCCGCGGAAAATAAAATGCAGGTACTACGTCAATTAACCACCATGCCGAATATCGACGACATCGAGTTATCACCACCCACCCTTGAGCATCTCTACACGCATTTTTCTACTCGCCCCGCCTCACTGACGCCAGGAGCCAGCGCATGA
- a CDS encoding nitrous oxide reductase family maturation protein NosD: protein MKRHPGYLGCLLALLWLFWLPSGVHAADWIATPGEPVQPLIEQAADGDHLLLPAGRYPGRVVIDRTLHIRGELQAILDAGGHGHAVVLAAPDIMFEGLQIEDWGDNLTALEAAIFVEPSAHGSSIRNNQLNGPGFGIWLDAVNDVSVIGNTIRGDTRLRSQDRGNGIHLYNVSDSIIESNDVAQTRDGIYLDSSRHNVLRDNTLHDLRYGVHYMYSFDNRLEGNLTQRTRTGYALMQSKRLEVVDNRSEADDNYGILMNNITDSLLSGNRVAGVTQPLGADGEGRLAGGDGKALFVYNSQFNRIENNRFAASDIGIHLTAGSEDNQMAGNAFIANKQQVMYVATREQDWSGNYWSDYLGWDLDDNGVGDTAHEPNDAMDHLLWRHPSARLLMQSPAVLALRWVQRQFPVFRPPGVRDSAPLMSEPGREGNAP, encoded by the coding sequence ATGAAACGACACCCTGGCTATTTAGGTTGCTTACTGGCGCTGCTATGGCTTTTTTGGCTGCCTAGCGGGGTTCATGCCGCCGACTGGATCGCCACGCCCGGTGAGCCGGTACAGCCGTTGATCGAACAGGCTGCCGACGGCGATCACTTGCTGCTGCCTGCAGGACGCTACCCCGGGCGTGTGGTTATTGACCGCACGCTGCATATCCGGGGCGAGTTGCAAGCCATCCTCGATGCAGGAGGCCACGGCCATGCGGTGGTGCTGGCAGCTCCCGATATTATGTTTGAAGGCCTCCAAATTGAAGACTGGGGGGACAACCTGACAGCACTGGAGGCCGCTATTTTTGTCGAGCCCAGCGCTCACGGTAGTAGCATCCGCAATAACCAGCTAAACGGGCCTGGCTTCGGCATCTGGCTCGATGCTGTCAATGACGTCAGTGTGATAGGCAATACCATTCGTGGCGATACCCGACTGCGCTCTCAGGATCGCGGCAACGGCATTCACCTTTATAACGTTAGTGACTCGATTATCGAATCCAACGATGTTGCGCAGACTCGCGACGGCATCTATCTCGACAGCAGCCGCCACAACGTGCTGCGCGACAACACCCTGCATGACCTGCGCTATGGCGTGCACTACATGTACTCCTTCGACAATCGTCTCGAAGGCAACCTGACCCAGCGAACCCGAACCGGCTACGCCCTGATGCAATCCAAACGCCTGGAAGTCGTTGATAACCGTTCGGAAGCAGACGACAACTACGGCATTTTGATGAACAACATCACCGATTCCCTGTTAAGCGGCAACCGTGTCGCAGGCGTCACCCAGCCCCTGGGGGCCGATGGCGAGGGGCGTCTAGCGGGCGGCGACGGCAAGGCACTGTTCGTTTACAACTCGCAGTTCAATCGTATCGAGAATAATCGTTTCGCAGCCAGCGACATCGGCATCCATCTCACCGCCGGTTCAGAGGATAACCAAATGGCGGGCAACGCCTTCATCGCTAATAAGCAGCAAGTCATGTATGTCGCTACCCGTGAGCAGGATTGGTCGGGCAATTACTGGAGCGACTACCTGGGTTGGGATCTTGACGATAACGGGGTCGGCGACACCGCCCATGAGCCCAATGACGCCATGGATCATCTTCTCTGGCGCCACCCCTCCGCGCGCCTGTTGATGCAAAGCCCCGCGGTGTTGGCACTGCGATGGGTACAACGCCAGTTCCCGGTGTTTCGTCCCCCAGGGGTCAGAGACAGCGCGCCATTGATGAGCGAGCCCGGCCGAGAAGGAAATGCTCCATGA
- the nosZ gene encoding TAT-dependent nitrous-oxide reductase, whose product MSDKKDHIQDIGRRHFLRNTAVTGVAGAGLAGGFGAGALLNSRQVQAAGANGIDVAPGELDDYYGFWSGGHSGEVRVLGVPSMRELMRIPVFNVDSASGWGISNESKRILGESSRFLNGDCHHPHISMTDGSYDGKYLFINDKANTRVARIRLDVMKTDKITTIPNVQAIHGLRLQKVPYTKYVFANAELPIPQVNDGRDLENPDNYFTMFNAIDAESMDVAWQVIVDGNLDNTDADYTGRFVASTCYNSEKGMTLTETMRNERDWVVVFDVEAIEAAVAAGNYKTLGESSVPVLDGRKGSQLTRYIPIPKNPHGVNTSPDGKYFIANGKLSPTCSIIAIDKLPELFDDSIEPRDTIVGEPELGLGPLHTTYDGRGNAYTTLFIDSQIAKWNIEDAIRHYNGEDVNYLRQKLDVHYQPGHNHASLTESRDADGKWLVVLSKFSKDRFLPVGPLHPENDQLIDISGEEMKLVHDGPTYAEPHDCILVRADQINPSRVWTRDDPFFAETVAMAEADGVNLEGESKVIRDGNKVRVYMTSIAPQFGLTEFKVKQGDEVTVVITNLDQVEDLTHGFCMVNHGVQMEISPQQTASVTFTADKAGVHWYYCNWFCHAMHMEMTGRMLVEPA is encoded by the coding sequence ATGAGCGATAAAAAAGACCATATTCAGGATATCGGCCGCCGCCACTTCTTGCGCAATACCGCCGTTACCGGCGTTGCCGGAGCGGGCCTGGCCGGAGGATTCGGTGCGGGCGCACTGCTCAACAGCCGCCAAGTCCAGGCCGCCGGCGCCAACGGTATCGACGTTGCGCCGGGCGAGCTCGACGATTACTACGGTTTCTGGAGCGGTGGCCACTCGGGCGAGGTTCGGGTGCTCGGTGTACCTTCAATGCGCGAACTGATGCGCATCCCGGTGTTTAACGTGGATAGCGCCTCTGGCTGGGGGATAAGTAACGAGTCGAAGCGGATACTCGGCGAATCGAGCCGCTTCCTCAACGGCGACTGCCACCACCCCCATATTTCCATGACCGACGGCAGCTACGACGGCAAGTACCTATTTATCAACGATAAAGCCAATACTCGCGTCGCGCGTATCCGCCTTGACGTCATGAAAACGGACAAGATCACTACCATTCCCAATGTCCAGGCGATTCACGGTTTGCGTTTGCAAAAGGTGCCTTATACCAAGTACGTCTTCGCTAATGCCGAACTGCCAATTCCCCAGGTCAATGACGGCCGCGACCTGGAGAACCCCGACAACTACTTCACTATGTTCAACGCTATCGATGCCGAAAGCATGGACGTGGCCTGGCAGGTGATCGTTGATGGCAACCTCGATAACACCGATGCCGACTACACCGGTCGTTTCGTCGCCTCTACCTGCTATAACTCAGAAAAGGGCATGACCCTGACCGAGACCATGCGCAACGAGCGCGACTGGGTCGTGGTATTCGACGTTGAAGCGATTGAAGCCGCCGTGGCGGCCGGGAACTACAAGACACTGGGTGAATCAAGTGTCCCGGTACTGGATGGACGCAAGGGCTCGCAACTGACACGTTACATCCCGATCCCCAAGAACCCCCACGGTGTGAATACCTCACCGGATGGTAAATATTTCATCGCCAACGGCAAGCTATCCCCCACTTGCTCAATCATCGCCATCGACAAATTGCCCGAGCTGTTCGACGACAGTATCGAACCGCGCGATACCATCGTGGGTGAACCTGAACTGGGCTTGGGCCCGCTTCACACTACCTACGATGGCCGGGGCAACGCCTATACCACGCTGTTCATCGATAGCCAGATAGCCAAGTGGAATATTGAGGATGCCATTCGCCACTACAATGGCGAAGACGTCAATTACCTGCGTCAGAAGCTCGATGTCCACTACCAGCCTGGGCATAACCACGCCAGTCTCACCGAATCCCGCGATGCCGACGGCAAGTGGCTGGTGGTGCTGTCGAAGTTTTCCAAAGACCGTTTCCTGCCGGTAGGCCCTCTGCATCCCGAGAACGATCAGTTGATCGACATCTCCGGTGAGGAAATGAAACTGGTGCATGACGGCCCCACTTATGCCGAGCCCCACGACTGTATTCTGGTACGCGCCGACCAGATCAACCCAAGCCGAGTATGGACACGAGACGACCCCTTCTTCGCCGAGACCGTGGCCATGGCGGAGGCAGACGGCGTCAACCTGGAAGGCGAAAGCAAGGTAATCCGCGATGGCAATAAAGTACGCGTGTACATGACCTCCATAGCACCGCAATTTGGCCTGACCGAATTCAAGGTCAAACAGGGCGATGAGGTGACCGTGGTCATCACCAACCTTGACCAGGTCGAGGATCTGACCCACGGCTTCTGCATGGTCAACCACGGTGTGCAGATGGAGATCAGTCCCCAGCAGACCGCTAGCGTCACCTTCACCGCCGACAAGGCCGGGGTGCACTGGTACTACTGCAACTGGTTCTGCCACGCGATGCACATGGAAATGACTGGTCGCATGCTAGTCGAACCCGCCTGA